TGTGGCGGCAGACTATATGCGCCATGCTAACGAGCGACGCATCCATCTGGACGGCGCGCTGGCGCTGCGCAGCGATCTGTTTGCCAGCCGCAAGCAGCTGGCCGCCGAGCAGTATCGCCACGTAGAGATGGCGCGCGAGCTGGCTGAACACAGCGCCGCCGAAGCCGATCTGGAAACGGATTATCAGGCCGCCAGCGATCACCTCAATCTGGTGCAGACGGCGGTACGTCAGCAGGAAAAGATTGAACGCTATGAGGCCGATCTCGATGAGCTGACTTACCGGCTGGAAGAGCAAAACGAGGTCGTCGCCGAAGCGCGCGAGGTGCAGGAAGAAAATGAAGCGCGTCGTGAAGCGGCAGAGCTGGAAGTTGATGAACTGAAAAGCCAGCTGGCGGATTATCAGCAGGCACTGGACGTACAGCAGACGCGTGCCATCCAGTATCAACAGGCGCTGGCGGCTTTGAAGCGTGCGCAGGAACTCTGTCGTCTGCCGGAGCTGAGCGCTGAAAATGCCGAAGAGTGGCAGGAGACGTTTCAGGCGCGCGAGCAGGAAGCAACGGAAACGCTGCTGATGCTTGAGCAAAAAATGAGCGTGGCCGAAGCGGCACATAGCCAGTTTGAGCAGGCATTTGAGCTGGTTTGTAAAATTGCCGGACCGGTGAGCCGTAGCGAAGCCTGGCAAACCGGGCGGGAGCTGTTACGCGATGCGGCGAACCAGCGCCATCAGGCGGAACAGCTTGCCTCGCTGCGTATGCGCCTGTCCGAAATGGAACAGCGTCTGCGTGAGCAGTATGAAGCCGAGCGTCTGCTGAATGAATTTTGCAAGCGTCAGGGTCAGCAGTATGAGGCTCATGAACTGGAAGCGCTGCAACAGGAGTTGGAAGCACGCATTCAGCAACTGGGGCAAAGCGTTGCCGAGGCGGGTGAACAGCGCATGATGATGCGTCAGGAGCTGGAGCAGGTGCGCGAGCGCATCAGCCACCTGACCGCACGTGCGCCGCACTGGCTTGCCGCACAGGAGATCCTGACCCAGCTCAGCGAGCAAACCGGAGAGCCGCTGGAGAACAGCCAGCAGGTGACGGAATATATGCAGCGGCTGCTGGAGCGCGAGCGTGAAACCACGGTTGAGCGCGATGAAATAGCGGCGCGCAAGCGGGAGACGGAACAGCAGATTGAACGCTTGAGCCAGCCTGGCGGTGCAGAAGATCCACGGCTGAACGCTCTGGCAGAACGTTTCGGCGGCGTGCTGCTTTCAGAAATCTATGATGACGTAACCTTTGAAGATGCGCCTTACTTCTCGGCGCTGTATGGACCGTCACGTCACGGTATTGTGGTGCCCGATCTTTCGCTGGTGCGTGAACAGCTGGACGGGCTGGAAGATTGTCCGGAAGACCTCTATCTGATCGAAGGCGATCCGCAATCGTTCGATGACAGCGTATTCAGCGTAGAAGAGCTGGAAAAAGCGGTCGTGGTTAAAGTGGCGGATCGCCAGTGGCGTTATTCTCGCTTCCCGAAGGTGCCGCTGTTTGGTCGCGCCGCTCGTGAAAAACAACTTGAGTTACTGCACAGCGAACGTGAACAGCTGGCAGAAACTTACGCCACGCTTTCGTTTGACGTACAGAAAACACAGCGTCTGCATCAATCCTTCAGCCGCTTTATCGGTAGTCATCTGGCGGTTGCGTTCGAAGAAGATCCTGAGGCGCAGATTCGCCAGCTGAATACGCGCCGTGGTGAAATCGAACGCGCCCTGAACGTGCACGAAAGTGAAAATCAGCAGCAGCGTCAGCAGTATGAACAGGCGAAAGAGGGCGTAGCCCAGCTCAACCGCCTGCTGCCGCGTATCAATCTGCTGCTGGATGAAACGCTGGCCGATCGCTGTGAAGAACTGCGTGAACTGCTGAGCGAGGCACAGGAGGCGGCACGCTTTATACAACAGCACGGTAGCCATCTGGCTCGCCTTGAGCCGCTGTTGAGCGTGTTGCAAAGCGATCCGCAACAGCATGAACAGCTGAAAGCGGATTATCAGCAGGCGCAGCAGGCGCAGCGCGAGGCGCGTCAGCAGGCGTTTGCCATCACTGAAGTGGTGCAGCGCCGCGCACACTTTAGCTATGTTGACTCTGCCGGGATGCTTACCGGTACCAGCGATCTGAATGAAAAATTACGTCAGCGTCTGGAACATGCCGAGGCCGATCGCACCAGAGCGCGCGAACAGCTGCGTGAACATCAGGCCAAACTGACGCAATACTCTCAGGTGCTGGCGTCGCTGAAAAGCGCCTATGACGCTAAACGCGACATGCTGAAAGAGTTGCAGCAAGAGATGCAGGATATCGGCGTACAGGCGGATGCCAGCGCGGAAGAACGCGCCAGAATTCGTCGCGACGAGTTGCATAACGCCCTTAGCCATAACCGTTCTCGCCGTAATCAGCTGGAAAAACAGCTGACCTTCTGCGAGGCGGAAATGGATGGCCTGCAGAAAAAATTGCGCCGCCTGGAACGTGATTATCATATCAGTCGCGAGCAGGTGGTCAGCGCCAAGGCGGGCTGGTGTGCGGTAATGCGCATGGTGAAAGATAACGGCGTTGAACGTCGCCTGCATCGTCGTGAACTTGCCTATCTTGGCGGCGATGAGCTGCGTTCAATGTCGGATAAGGCGCTGGGTGCGCTGCGTCTGGCGGTTGCCGATAACGAGCATCTGCGCGATGTGCTGCGTCTGTCTGAAGATCCGAAGCGTCCGGAACGCAAAATTCAGTTCTTTATCGCGGTCTATCAGCATCTGCGCGAACGTATCCGTCAGGATATTATCCGTACTGACGATCCGGTTGAAGCTATCGAGCAGATGGAGATCGAGCTGAGCCGACTGACCGAGGAACTGACCGCGCGTGAAAAAATGTTGGCGATCAGTTCACGCAGCGTGGCGAATATCATTCGCAAAACCATCCAGCGCGAGCAGAACCGTATTCGCCAGCTCAACCAGGGGCTGCAAAGCGTCAGCTTTGGTCAGGTGCGTAGCGTGCGGTTGAACGTTAACGTACGCGAAAGCCATTCAACGCTGTTAGACGTGCTTTCTGAACAACATGAGCAGCACCAGGATCTGTTTAACAGTAACCGTCTGACCTTCTCTGAAGCGCTGGCGAAGCTCTGGCAGCGCCTGAATCCGCAAATCGATATGGGACAGCGTACTGCGCAAACTATCGGTGAGGAGCTGCTCGACTACCGCAACTATCTGGAAATGGAAGTTGAGGTAAACCGTGGTTCTGATGGTTGGCTGCGTGCTGAAAGCGGGGCGTTGTCAACCGGTGAGGCCATTGGTACCGGTATGTCAATCCTCGTTATGGTGGTGCAGAGCTGGGAGGAAGAGGCGCGACGCCTGCGTGGTAAAGATATCAGCCCGTGTCGTCTGCTGTTCCTTGATGAGGCAGCGCGACTTGATGCTAAATCTATCGCTACGCTGTTTGAACTTTGCGAGCGCCTGGGAATGCAGCTGATTATCGCTGCGCCGGAAAATATCAGCCCGGAAAAAGGCACGACCTATAAGCTGGTGCGTAAAGTCTTTAATAATACGGAGCACGTGCACGTTGTCGGATTGCGCGGTTTCTCTGCCGATCCGCTGCCGGGTAGCAGCCAGCGTGAAGCAGAAGAGGACCAGCCGGAGGATGAAAAAACGCAGGTCTGATGTAGTAAAATTGTTGCTTCACGTTTAATCTAGCCAACGGCATTTGCTCTATAAGACAAATGCCGTTGTTCGTTTATATACTTATTATAATAATTAACAGTCTTGACGGTTCGTTAACCGGAGATAAAACAGGCAGGGGGCAAGGATGTTGCTGGCAGATTTTTATATCGTTAGAAGAACAGCGCTGGCCTGGGCGGTTGCCATCAGCCTGGTACAGGTATGTACGGCTGAAGCGGCGATAACTACGCCCGTACCGGAACATGCGACGCATAAAACCATGAGCGCCGCTGCAGGGCAGCAGGAAATTCTGGCTGCGCTACCGCAGGGTGTAAAACCTTTCTACAGTGGAACGCTGGCATCGCTCTATGCCACGCGCCATATGCAACCGCTGTGGCAGGATCGGGAGGCGGTTCAGCAGTTTCAGCAGCAGCTGGCTGAAATTGCGCTTTCAGGTATCCAGCCTCAGTTTACTCAGTGGGTACAGCAGCTAACCGATCCTGAAATTACCGGCATGGCGCGCGATATTATCTTATCGGATGCCATGCTCGGCTATTTGCAGTTTGTGAGCAGCGTGCCGAAACAGGGGGAGATCTGGCTCTATAGTCAGGTGCCTTATAAAATGGCGTTGCCGCCGATGTCGGTCACTAACCAGTGGATATCCGCCGTTGATAACGGCCATGCTGCAACTTTTGTTCACTCGCTGGCACCGCAGCATCCGCAATACGCACCGATGCATAAAGCGCTCAAAACGCTGCTGGCGGATACGCATCCCTGGCCACAGCTGAAGAATAAGCAGACGCTGCGTCCGGGACAGGTTAGCGATGATGTGCCGGCGCTAAGAGAAATCTTGCAGCGCACCGGCATGTTTACACAGCACGACACGCCAGCGCCGAATGAGGATACTGCCTCCGCTGATACGCATCCTCTGAGTGATGATACGCAGGCGGTAGCCGTTAGCCCTTCAGCGGCAAATGTTATCGATCTGCCAGCAGCAACGCCGGAAAATCCCGGAAACGTGGCTGCTTCACAGCCGGTCGCCAGTAGCGATAATCTCTACGGACCGGAGCTGGTGGAAGCGGTAAAAAGTTTTCAGCGCTGGCAGGGGCTGGATGCCGATGGCGCAATCGGCCCACGTACACGTGAATGGCTGAATGTTTCACCCCAGCTACGTGCTTCGCTATTAGCGTTGAATATACAGCGTTTGCGTCTGCTGCCGGATGATATGCGTAACGGCATCATGGTGAATATTCCAAACTATTCCCTGGTCTATTATGCCGATGGCAATAAAATCTTGTCGTCGCGCGTGATTGTCGGGCGTCCCGATCGTAAAACGCCGCTGATGCGCAGCGCATTAAACAACGTCGTGCTCAATCCGCCGTGGAATGTTCCTACCTCGCTGGTGCGTCAGGATATCATTCCCAAAGTGAAGCGCGATCCTTCCTATTTGTATAAACATGGCTATACGCTGCTGTCAGGCTGGAGCAGTCAGGCCGAGGTTATCGATCCCAGCATGATTAACTGGAACATGGTCTCGGCAGATAATTTCCCTTATCGGCTGCGTCAGGCACCGGGCGCTGGCAACTCGCTGGGGCGTTTCAAATTCAATATGCCCAGTTCCGATGCGATCTATCTGCATGACACGCCCAATCATGGTCTGTTCCAGAAAGATATTCGTGCTTTAAGCTCCGGCTGCGTGCGGGTAAATAAAGCGTCGGATTTGGCAAACCTGCTGTTGCAGGATGCCGGCTGGAATGACGCACGAATCTCCAGCTCCCTTAAACAGGGAGATACGCGCTATGTGCCGATACGACATCATATTCCGGTTAATTTATTCTATTTAACGGCCTGGGTAGCTGATGACGGAAAGACACAGTTTCGTACAGATATTTACAATTACGATACTACCGCTCAGTCGGGGACACGCATCCTGACACAGGCGGTTAAATTGCTGCTTTAGCCTTTGATTTTGTAAGGTTTTTATTGGGCTGCCTGCCCCGCCAGGCAGCCCCTGTATCCCCGCTATTTACGTTGTTCCTCACATTACTGTGGTTTGGCAGCTTGACGTTAACAAAAACGGCGGTTATGGTGCGGGCTTGTATGCTTTTTGCACGCTTCGCTTTCTTTTCGTAGGTAAACGCATTTTATGGCTAATATTGATTCTCAACGTCGTAAGCTGCTGGTTTTTGGTGGAGCGGCAGCAGGGCTTGCGCTGCTTCCAGACTCAGCTTTTGCCTCAGTGTCAACGTCTCGTCCACGTATTCTAACGCTTAATAATCTTCATACGGGCGAAACCCTGAAAACCGAGTTCTTTAATGGTAAAAACTACGATCAGGAAGAGCTGGCGCGGTTAAACTACTTTTTCCGTGATTATCGGGCTAATAAAATTAAAAGTATCGATCCGAAATTATTCGATCAGCTTTATCGCCTGCAGGCAATGCTTGAAAATCGTAAACCCGTTCAGCTTATTTCCGGTTATCGTTCGCTTGCCACCAACAATATGTTGCGGGAAAAAGGAGGCGGCGTAGCCAAGCATAGCTATCACACGCTGGGGCAGGCGATGGATTTCCATATTGAAGGCATATCGTTAAGTAATATTCGTAAGGCGGCGCTAAAAATGCGTGCCGGTGG
The sequence above is a segment of the Mixta intestinalis genome. Coding sequences within it:
- the mukB gene encoding chromosome partition protein MukB, coding for MIERGKFRSLTLINWNGFFARTFELDNLVTTLSGGNGAGKSTTMAAFITALIPDLTLLHFRNTTEAGSTSGSRDKGLHGKLRPGVCYSVLDVVNSRHQRVIVGVRLQQVAGRDKKVDIRPFSIHGLPSAQQPTEVLTETVGTRQARVLPLNELKERVEAMEGVQFKQYNSIIDYHSLMFELGIVARRLRSAGDRSKFYRLIEASLYGGISSAITRSLRDYLLPENSGVRKAFQDMEAALRENRMTLEAIRVTQSDRDLFKHLISEATSYVAADYMRHANERRIHLDGALALRSDLFASRKQLAAEQYRHVEMARELAEHSAAEADLETDYQAASDHLNLVQTAVRQQEKIERYEADLDELTYRLEEQNEVVAEAREVQEENEARREAAELEVDELKSQLADYQQALDVQQTRAIQYQQALAALKRAQELCRLPELSAENAEEWQETFQAREQEATETLLMLEQKMSVAEAAHSQFEQAFELVCKIAGPVSRSEAWQTGRELLRDAANQRHQAEQLASLRMRLSEMEQRLREQYEAERLLNEFCKRQGQQYEAHELEALQQELEARIQQLGQSVAEAGEQRMMMRQELEQVRERISHLTARAPHWLAAQEILTQLSEQTGEPLENSQQVTEYMQRLLERERETTVERDEIAARKRETEQQIERLSQPGGAEDPRLNALAERFGGVLLSEIYDDVTFEDAPYFSALYGPSRHGIVVPDLSLVREQLDGLEDCPEDLYLIEGDPQSFDDSVFSVEELEKAVVVKVADRQWRYSRFPKVPLFGRAAREKQLELLHSEREQLAETYATLSFDVQKTQRLHQSFSRFIGSHLAVAFEEDPEAQIRQLNTRRGEIERALNVHESENQQQRQQYEQAKEGVAQLNRLLPRINLLLDETLADRCEELRELLSEAQEAARFIQQHGSHLARLEPLLSVLQSDPQQHEQLKADYQQAQQAQREARQQAFAITEVVQRRAHFSYVDSAGMLTGTSDLNEKLRQRLEHAEADRTRAREQLREHQAKLTQYSQVLASLKSAYDAKRDMLKELQQEMQDIGVQADASAEERARIRRDELHNALSHNRSRRNQLEKQLTFCEAEMDGLQKKLRRLERDYHISREQVVSAKAGWCAVMRMVKDNGVERRLHRRELAYLGGDELRSMSDKALGALRLAVADNEHLRDVLRLSEDPKRPERKIQFFIAVYQHLRERIRQDIIRTDDPVEAIEQMEIELSRLTEELTAREKMLAISSRSVANIIRKTIQREQNRIRQLNQGLQSVSFGQVRSVRLNVNVRESHSTLLDVLSEQHEQHQDLFNSNRLTFSEALAKLWQRLNPQIDMGQRTAQTIGEELLDYRNYLEMEVEVNRGSDGWLRAESGALSTGEAIGTGMSILVMVVQSWEEEARRLRGKDISPCRLLFLDEAARLDAKSIATLFELCERLGMQLIIAAPENISPEKGTTYKLVRKVFNNTEHVHVVGLRGFSADPLPGSSQREAEEDQPEDEKTQV
- the ldtD gene encoding L,D-transpeptidase, whose translation is MLLADFYIVRRTALAWAVAISLVQVCTAEAAITTPVPEHATHKTMSAAAGQQEILAALPQGVKPFYSGTLASLYATRHMQPLWQDREAVQQFQQQLAEIALSGIQPQFTQWVQQLTDPEITGMARDIILSDAMLGYLQFVSSVPKQGEIWLYSQVPYKMALPPMSVTNQWISAVDNGHAATFVHSLAPQHPQYAPMHKALKTLLADTHPWPQLKNKQTLRPGQVSDDVPALREILQRTGMFTQHDTPAPNEDTASADTHPLSDDTQAVAVSPSAANVIDLPAATPENPGNVAASQPVASSDNLYGPELVEAVKSFQRWQGLDADGAIGPRTREWLNVSPQLRASLLALNIQRLRLLPDDMRNGIMVNIPNYSLVYYADGNKILSSRVIVGRPDRKTPLMRSALNNVVLNPPWNVPTSLVRQDIIPKVKRDPSYLYKHGYTLLSGWSSQAEVIDPSMINWNMVSADNFPYRLRQAPGAGNSLGRFKFNMPSSDAIYLHDTPNHGLFQKDIRALSSGCVRVNKASDLANLLLQDAGWNDARISSSLKQGDTRYVPIRHHIPVNLFYLTAWVADDGKTQFRTDIYNYDTTAQSGTRILTQAVKLLL
- a CDS encoding YcbK family protein gives rise to the protein MANIDSQRRKLLVFGGAAAGLALLPDSAFASVSTSRPRILTLNNLHTGETLKTEFFNGKNYDQEELARLNYFFRDYRANKIKSIDPKLFDQLYRLQAMLENRKPVQLISGYRSLATNNMLREKGGGVAKHSYHTLGQAMDFHIEGISLSNIRKAALKMRAGGVGYYPRSNFVHIDTGPVRTW